A window of the Isosphaera pallida ATCC 43644 genome harbors these coding sequences:
- a CDS encoding DNA-methyltransferase, which translates to MLKDDIQGIVYFGDNLDVLRKLPDQLADLIYIDPPFNTGKVQSRTQIRTIRSQEGDRVGFQGNRYRTIKVGTTGYSDRFDDGFLSFLEPRLIEAYRILKDNGTFYFHIDYREVHYCKLMLDQIFGRECFLNEVIWAYDYGARTKLKWPPKHDNILVYVKNPDNYVFNYEDIDRIPYMAPGLVGPKKAEQGKPPTDTWWHTIVPTNGSEKTGYPTQKPLGILRRIVRASSPVGGIVLDFFAGSGTTGAACLELNRRFILVDNSVDALKVMSKRFDGISSVNWVDFDPLPYQTSFPATRFSKWIGSQNGSRG; encoded by the coding sequence ATGTTGAAGGACGATATACAAGGAATCGTCTATTTTGGCGATAATTTGGACGTGCTCAGAAAGCTTCCTGATCAACTAGCTGATCTTATCTATATCGACCCGCCATTCAACACAGGAAAGGTTCAATCCAGGACTCAGATTCGCACTATTCGTTCTCAGGAAGGCGACCGTGTTGGTTTTCAAGGTAACAGATATCGAACCATCAAGGTCGGAACAACGGGATACTCAGATCGGTTCGATGACGGTTTTCTGAGTTTCCTTGAACCAAGGCTGATCGAAGCCTACAGGATTCTCAAAGATAACGGGACTTTTTATTTCCACATCGATTACAGAGAAGTTCACTATTGCAAATTGATGCTTGACCAGATCTTTGGACGCGAGTGTTTTTTGAACGAGGTGATTTGGGCATACGACTACGGAGCGAGGACCAAGTTGAAATGGCCGCCCAAACACGATAACATCCTCGTCTATGTAAAAAACCCAGATAATTACGTTTTTAACTACGAAGACATTGACCGAATCCCGTACATGGCTCCCGGTCTGGTTGGACCTAAGAAGGCTGAACAGGGAAAACCTCCTACTGACACCTGGTGGCACACGATCGTGCCAACCAATGGGAGTGAGAAAACAGGCTATCCAACTCAAAAGCCCCTTGGCATTCTTCGCCGAATTGTTCGAGCATCCTCGCCTGTGGGAGGAATTGTTCTTGACTTTTTTGCTGGCAGCGGTACGACTGGAGCCGCTTGTCTCGAACTCAACAGACGGTTCATTCTTGTCGATAACTCAGTTGACGCACTGAAGGTGATGTCTAAGAGGTTTGATGGGATTTCTTCCGTGAACTGGGTTGACTTCGACCCGTTGCCTTACCAGACTTCTTTTCCGGCAACACGATTCTCAAAGTGGATTGGAAGCCAGAATGGATCACGAGGATGA